TTGAGGATCTGTTACAGGACCAAATGGCAACCGGGACTTCCATCCTTCTCGTCACTCATGACCCGGAACAGGCCGACAGGCTCGCCCGGTGTTGCCTGCGCATGGCAAAAGGCCGCCTGCAGGGCGATGAGGAGAAGGCCGATGGCTGACTATATCCAGCTCAGCTATGTCGATCTGGGCCTTGCCTCTCTTCTGGTATTGTTGAATGCGGCCTTGTCGCTGGTGTTGCAATTGCGGCTGGAACGCCGGTTGCTGATCGCCGCGGCGCGCATGGTGGTACAGCTCTTTCTCGTCGGGCTTGTCCTGAAAACCCTTTTCACTCTGGTTTCGCCCTGGCTGACCGCGCTGGCAATGCTAGCCATGGGCCTGTTCGCCGGACGCGAGATCATGGCCCGGCAGGAAAGACGGCTGCGTGGCTGGTGGGGCTATGGCCTGGGGACGCTGACCATGATTACCGCCGGTATGCTGATCACCATACTGGCGCTGACAACGCAGATCGGCGCCGACCCCTGGTATAATCCGCGCTTCGCAATCCCGCTTTTCGGCATGGTGCTGGGCAATTGCATGACCGGCATCAGCCTGGGCCTGCATAACCTGACGACCCAGGTGGTGCGGGAAAAGCCAGCGATCGAGGCACAACTGATCCTGGGGGCCAGCCGCTGGCAGGCCTTGCGCCCCTTCACCCGACAGGCGCTCAGCAGCGGCTTCATGCCGATCATCAATTCCATGGCCGCCACCGGGCTTGTTGCCCTCCCCGGCATGATGACCGGCCAGATTCTCGCCGGAGTCCCGCCGACAGAAGCCGTCAAATACCAGCTTCTGATCATGTTCCTTATCGGCGGTTCCACAGGCATCGGCGTCTTGATGGCCGTCCATGGAGCCGTCTGGCGCCTGACCGACACACGCGACCGGCTACGCCTGGACCGGTTACAGGAGAAGAAATAAGGGCGAAGTTTCCTCCGCCCTTTTCATCAGCCTTCCGTTGTGACAGGGAAACCATGCGACTTTGCCCGCCAGATCGTCAGCAGAACCGGCAGCAAAAGAACGAGGGCCGCCCAGGGAAAGCTGGCGGCACCCTGGCTTTCCAGTAGAAGGCCGCCGACAAGACCGCCAGCCGCAGTTGCCATATTCCAGACGGTCACCATCATCGACTGGGCCACATCCGCCGCTTCGCCTGCCGCTTTGGCGCAGGCTGTCTGGAACAGGGTCGGCACGCCGCCAAACGCCAGCCCCCACAGGGCGATCGCCGCAAAGACCAGGATGGCCGCATCGCCCCACAGCCCCAACGCCAGCATAGCCAATCCAAAGAACATCACACTTGCCAACACCAACTGACGAAGCCAGCGGTCAATGACCAGGCCGGTGATCCAGGTGCCGCCAATGGACGTAATGCCAAAGGTCAACAGGACCAGATCCACCTGATCCGCCAGTCCCGCCCGTGCAACGAAGGGGGCGATATAGGTGTAAAGGCTCATATGGGCCAACACAAAGGCCACCGTCACAAAAAGGACGGAGCGGATGCCCGGCATCATGAAAACCCGGATGAGAGAGCGCCGTTGTCCCGCCGCCTGTCCGGGAAAATCCGGAACGGTCGCCAGGACCCAACCAATAAGGATCACGGTGAAGAGGCTCATAATACCAAAGGCGGCACGCCAACCGACAATTCCGCCCAAGAAAGTGCCTGCCGGAATGCCCAGGGCAAGCGCCAGGGGCACGCCAATCATCGCCACGGCGATGGCCCGTCCCTGCAAATGCGGCGCGACCATACGCGTGGCATAGCCCGCCATCAATGACCAGAACAATCCTGCAAAAACACCTGCAAAGAAGCGGGCCACCAGGATCAGGTTATAGTCATCCGAAACAGCCGTAACTGTATTCACAATCGCAAAACCGCAAATGGCAGTCAGCAACAGCGGTCGCCGCCGCATACGATTGGTCGCCATCGTTAGCGGTATCGCAGCAGCGACGATCCCAATGGCAAACACCGTCACCATCTGCCCGGCCATGGCCTCGGTCACAGCAAGGCCGGCACTGATCTGGGGCAACAGGCCTGCCGGCATTGCCTCTGTCAGGACGGTAAGAAAACAGGTCATGGCCAGGGCCAACAAGCCCGCCATAGGCAGTCTGTTTGACGGTGACGCCGCCGCCAAAGTCTCTTCAGTTGTCGATGTCATGAATTTCCCCATCTGATGCGTTGGATTTCTGCAAATTTCGGCCGAACCCTGTCCGGCATCCATCTGTCCGCGAAGATGGGGAGACGAAAGACTATTGATAATTGGGCCTTAATTCCAAATATATCGGACAAAATAGTCCGCAATTGGAGATTACTCATGGATAATCTGGGCGCATTGCAGGTCTTTGTCCGGGCAGCCGACAGCCGAAGCTTCACCCGTGCCGGGCAGCAATTGGGGATATCGTCTTCCGCCGTCGGCAAGGCCATCGCAAGACTGGAGGAACGGCTTCAAGTAAGGCTTTTCCATCGGTCCACCCGTTCCATCACACTCACCGAGGAAGGGGGCATTTTTCTGGAACGATGCCGCCGTATTTTCTGTGAAGTGGAAGCCGCTGAATTGGAACTGGCACAGCTTCAGGAGACCCCGCGCGGCAAGCTGCGGATCAGCCTGCCCTATGCGAGCATGAGGCTGACCATGCCCCTTATCGCCTTCATGCAGCGATACCCGGACATAGAACTCGACCTGGATTTCAACGATCAGATGGTCGATGTCATCGAAGATGGATTCGATGCAGTGATCCGCGGGGCGGATATCAACGATTCCCGCCTTATGGCCCGCAAACTGGGCGATGTCCGGCTCCAGATCATGGCAGCCCCGGATTATCTGGCGGCAAGAGGAACCCCCAAGACACCTGAGGACCTTCTCGACCACAACTGCCTGCTTCACCGCTTTGCCGGGACCGGCCATCTGGAACCCTGGCCACTGGTCCGGGATTCCCAGCCAATAGACCTTCCCCTACCGAAATCAGCCATATCCAACACCATTGAACCGCTGGTCCATATGACCAGCGCAGGTCTCGGCATTGCCAGCCTGCCGGATTTCGCCATCAAGTCACACCTGCAGGACGGACGTCTGGTGCCGGTCCTGGAAGACTTCACGGAATATTCCCGCCCGGTCTACCTTCTTTGGCCGTCCAGCCGATACCTGTCTCCAAAGCTGCGGGTTTTCATCGACTTCATGGCCAACAGGCTTTTTGCTGATTAAAGAGCCGTATTTGACGGCATCAGGGAAATCAGCGCACAGAAGAAAACCGACAGTCCCGACGGACTGCCGGTTCGCATATCAGGCCTTCGGTGCAACCTGGGTCGAGGCCATCTGCAGGCTTTGCAGTTGCAATTCCTCTGCCAGCAGGTCCTGTGCATATCCGATGAATTCCTGGATATGCGGCGTCTCGAAATGGGCATCGAGCGCAGCCTTGGACTGCCAATTCTCATAGACAACCCAAATGTCACCATTATCCGTCGTGCGATGCACATCATAGCTGATGCAGCCCGGCTCCGCCCGTGTGGGTTCAACCACCGCCAGCAAACGTTGCCCCAGTTCAGCCCCCATCCCTTCTTTCGCTTTCAACGTTGCGATCGTCGTCAGTTTGTCACTCATATCACAGTCCTGTTCAGGATTTACAGTTGCAGCCGTATTACGCACTACGCGTATATCCGCGCAGTCGGATGTTGATATCGCCTTGATCAAAAAGAAGAAATCAAAAAATTCCCTCAAACATGCCTTCCGGCTTTCCGAAATATATGCAACTTTTTTGTTGCCTTTACAAAAAGCAACAATTATGTTGCATATATCAGGAGATATGGAGGCACTGATGGAAAACCAGATTGAGAAGACAATCCGACTGAAGGCACCGATGTCACGGGTCTGGCGGGCTTTGACCGATCACCGGGAATTCAGTGAATGGTTCAAAATGAACCTGAACGCCCCCTTCGTCGCCGGGAGCGAAACCATTGGCCATGTAAACTGTGGGGCGGCAGAGAATTTGGAAGTGCGCATCAAGGTCGTGAAGATGGAACCGGAGACGCTTTTCTCCTATACATGGCACCCCTATGCGATCGATCCGGACCGTGATTATTCGGCGGAAGAACCGACCCATGTCACGTTCCGCCTGGCCGGTCATGGAGGGGAAACAGAACTGACCGTCACAGAAACCGGCTTCCCCAACCTGCCGGCTGACCGCCGGTTGGAAGCCTTCCGCATGAATACTGAAGGTTGGACAGTACAGGTGGACAATATCAAACGCTATGTTGAAGCCAGAATTGACGCATAATTCCCTGAAACAGGACCACCTGGCGGGAATTTTCTCCGCCTTGGGCGATCCGACGCGACTGGGGCTTGTCGCAAGCCTGCTGAAAGAAGACGAGCAGACTTTGTCCAGCCTTGCCGACACGTCCCCCCTCACCCGCCAGGGCCTGACCCGGCATCTCCAGGTCCTGGAGGATGCCGGGGTGGTGGAAAGCACCCGTGTCGGCCGGGAGCGGCTCTTCCGGCTGTCACCAGAGCCCTTCCGGGATATGCAGGACTATCTCGCACAGGTGTCCCAGCGTTGGGACGAGGCTTTGCTGCGCCTGCAATCCTTTGTCGAAGAGTAAGACGGCTGAAGGCAAATCTTTCCGGCAAAATGATCGAAAGATTTGCCTTCACGCCGGACTGGCCTATGCTCGACCGCTCCAGGTCTTTGCATAAAGACCACCCGCGCAATACGGAGAGTCACACAGCCGGTATGAGTTTATTGTTCGAGGAACTTGACTACCGCCACACCCCCATCGGTTTAATCAGCTTGCGCCGTCGTCGCGAGTTGTCTCTGGATGTCGATGTTTTTGAAATCAAGCTGGGTGATGAATTCCTGATGTCCAGCCTGTTTACCGCCTCGGAGATCGCGCTGGCGAAACTGGGCATGGATGCCTGTTCCGGTGATGATCTCGATGTGGTCGTCGGCGGGCTGGGCCTTGGCTATACCGCGCAGGCCGTATTGGAAAGCAAGCGGGTCCGATCACTGGCGGTTGTTGAATATCTCGATGCCGTGATCCACTGGCATGAAAGCGGTCTGCTGCCCGTCGGGCCCTCGCTGACGGGTGACAAACGGTGCCGCTTTGTCGAAGGGGATTTCTTTGCCCTGTCGGCAAGTGACGATGGCTATGACCCTGATCAGGCCGGACGCCGGTTCGACGCGGTCCTGCTGGATATAGACCATTCACCGGATGCGTTGCTGGATGATCGCAGCAGCAGCTTCTATCGGCTCGACGGCTTGCGCAGCCTGTCCCGCCATCTAAAACCCGGCGGCATTTTCGGCCTTTGGTCCAACGATGCCCCCGATCCGAGTTTTACCGAGCGGTTGGAAAAGGTTTTCGACAAGGCCTGGGCGGAACCCGTCACCTTCCACAATCCTCTGCAGAACCGGGACTTCACCCAGACGGTCTATCTGGGCCGCACGACCGGTTAGGGCCGCCCCGGCTGACAAAAAAAGAAAAAGGCGGGATTACCCCCCGCCTCAGACTGCTGACAAAGGTCAGGCGTCAAAAAATCAAGCAAGATTCCCTGAACGTTCCAGAGTCAAAGGGTGAACAAACAGGAATCAAATGCCCAATTTCCACCATGAGAAAACCCCCTGCTCAAAAAACAGGGGGTTTTTCATCAATCTGAGGCGGGATTACCCCCGCCTTTTTGACTGCCTTAGGGCCCGGCATTAACGCGCCAACGGCAGGCCTTCCTTGTCCTTGAAGCTGCCGACAGCAATCAGGACGAAATCGATAATGGTCCAGATGCCAAGACCACCAAGGGTGATCAGCATCAGAATGCCCGTGCCGATTTTACCGACATAGAAACGGTGGATTCCCAGGCTTCCCAGGAAGAAGCACAGCAGGAGAGCGGGTACGAAACCCTTTTCGCTAACTTGAGTCGATGCAGCAGCGTCAGTCATAACAAATTTCCTTATATGTATTTTCTTGGGTTCAGGGGCTCGTCACACGCTGGCCCGGGTAGGTCACCAGCAGCCCATTTCCATCCCGGTACTGGCCGATAAGCAGCAAGATGGTAATCCAGAGGGTATGGATGATGTCTATCGCGAAGATGATGCCGCCAATCAGGACGAAACTCCCCTGTCCTGCGCCGACACCATAGATATAAAGCACAAAGGCCACGAGGGTCATTCCCAGGTCCACGAGTCCGTGCAGGTAACGGCCCAGATAGAAATGATGAATACCCAATACACCGAAGATGCCTGACAGGCATACGGCAACGCCATAGCTCTTTTCGGATACGCGAACGGATGTCTCCACGTAATCCCCCTTTTTTTAACTTGCATACCAACCTCGCCTGATTTTCCAGAATCGCCCAACGCTGGCAAGCTTTTTTGACGGCAATTCAGATGGCAAAAATGTGACATCCTGCCGTCGTGCCTTGCATTTTCATGCTGCCATAACCATCAATGCCCTCGCATAAACGCCAGGTTATGCAGCACATCCCTGCGCCCCGATACATTAGCCTTGATAGATATTTCGTCCTGCGCCATAAATTCCTACGGATGGGTCTACATTGGGGGTAGAAATGGCCAGCGATAAAGTTCTGGAAATATTGCAATATGTATTGAAAGCGGGTAGCGGCGCGGAATTCCACACAATCATGGATAAAATCAGCGTGCCCCTTCATCGCCAATCCGGCATGGACGTCGTCGCCTATGGCCAGTCACAGCATAATCCCGATGCCTATTTCCTGATGCGCGCCTTTGACGATATGGATCACCTGGAACACGCCCAGGCGGATTTTTACGCCAGCGAGGCCTGGCGCTATGGCCCGCGCAACGAGATCGTCCCGCGCATTTCCACAAGCGTGAAGACGGTGATCCCACTACCGGCATCAACCATCGACACGCTGCGGCGCAACGGCGGCACCCCGGACTAGCCCGGCGATTTACCCCTGGGCCTCGCGTTAGTCGAAATCCAGGCCCAGGTCGAAATTGGGCGCGCTGTGGGTCAGGCGGCCGATGGAAATCATATCGACGCCTGCCTCCGCAATGGTGCGCACTGTTTCCATGGAAACAGAACCCGACGCCTCAACCAGCGCCCTGCCGTCGATCTGCGCGACACCTTCCGCCAGTTCCTCCGGCATCATATTGTCCAGCATGATCACATCTGGCTGATGGGCCAGCGCTTCCGGAATATCCTCCAGACGGTCCAGTTCCACCTCGATCTTGACCATATGCCCCACGGCTTCCCGCGCGGCATCCAGGGCCTGGCCGATGCCGCCACAGGCCGCGATATGGTTATCCTTGATGAGCACCGCGTCATAAAGTCCAAACCGATGGTTCGCCCCGCCGCCGCAGCGCACCGCATATTTCTCCAATACGCGCAGCCCCGGCGTCGTCTTACGGGTACAGCAGATCTTGGCTCTCGTGCCCTTCACCGCCTCTGTATAGGCGGCGGTCAATGTCGCAATCCCGCAGAGATGACCCAGGAAGTTCAGCATCACCCGTTCCGCAATCAGGATGGAACGCGCATCTCCGCTGACCGTCAGCAGGCTCTCCCCCGCCTTGATCGGATCGCCATCCACCGCATGCAGCATCACCCGGAGATCGCTATCAACCTCCCGCAGGCAGGCCAGCGCCACCGGCACGCCTGCGACCATGCCATCCTCACGCGCCCGCAGGTGGGCCGTCGCCTGGGTGCCTTCCGGGATTGTCGACATGGTTGTGATGTCACCCGCATCACCCAGGTCCTCTGCATAGGCCGCGCGGATCAGGGGAAGCACTTTTGCCATGGGCAATTCAGACATGGGCCAGGGTCCTTTCCAGGGGGGCGGCCTTCAGCTCCTCGCCCCGATAATTTCGAATGGCGTCCAGCGACAGGAAGCGCCGCCGCTCTTGCGCGAGGTCGGTCGCGGGATAGTCGCTGCGGTAATGCCCGCCGCGGCTTTCGCGGCGCACGGCGGCTGCGACCAATACGGCCTGCGCCGCCAGTTTCATATTCCGTTCCGCCTCGCTCAGCGGCTGCCAATAGTGAAGCATGTCCAGCGCCTTCTCCAAGCCATAGGCATCGCGAACAAGACTTGCATGAGTATACATCATTTGACGCAACCAGGCAGGTACCGTGGGTGCAGTCGCATCCCCGGCCGACAGGTCAACCTTCCCGCCTGTCACGGGCACGGGGCCCAGCACGGCCCTGATATCCTCCGCCACAATGGGGCCGTAGACCGCCGCCTCCAGAAGGGAATTACTGGCAAGGCGGTTCGCGCCATGCAAACCGGTACAGGCAACCTCGCCAACGGCCCAAAGGCCGGGCAGGCTGCTGCGTCCATGACCATCCACGGCAACACCACCCATATGATAATGAGCAGCCGGGGCAACGGGAATCGGCTGTATCCGCGGATCAATGCCCTGCTCCATCGCCAGACGGAAAACGGTCGGGAACTGATCAGGGAAAGCCTCACCGACGGCCTGCGTCGCGTCCAGACAGACACGCCCCGTCTGTTTGACTGCCTCAAAGACCGCACGGGCAACCACGTCGCGCGGCGCGAGCTCCGCCAGCGGATGAATATCCGGCATAAATCGATGCCCATTTCCATCCACCAAAATCGCCCCCTTGCCGCGCAGGGCCTCGGTTGCCAGCGGATTGGGTGAGAGATGGGGCAAATCGAAGGCGGTCGGGTGGAATTGTACGAATTCCATATCCACTGCCGTGGCTCCTGCACGCAGCGCCATGCCGATACCGCTGCCACAAACACCCTGCGGGTTGGTGGTACGGTCGAACAATTGGCCCAGACCGCCTGTCGCCAGCACCACCGCCAATGCCTTGATCAATACCGGATGACCGTCTGCAGCAAGCTGGACCCCTGTCACACGACCGTCCTGGGTAGACAGGCGTTCCGCCAGCACGGGCGACAGGACCTGTATATGATCCGCCGCCTCTATCTTTTCCCACAAGGCGCGCATGATGCCCGCCCCACTGGCATCGCCGTCACAATGCAGGATACGGTCAACACTATGGGCCGCCTCACGCCCCAACGTCATCTTGCCACCTCTGTTGTCAAACTTGACACCAAGGTTTTCAAGTAACGCAATCCGGGCTGGCCCTTCGCGGGTGACGGTTTCCACTGCCGCCAACACATTCAGCCCCGACGAGGCCTGCAATGTATCCTGTGCATGCAGTGCCGGACTGTCCTCCGCCCCGACTGCCGCGGCAACACCGCCTTGGGCCAAGTGGCTGCAGCCCTCGCCAGCCCCCACCAACAGCACCGGCAGCGGCGCCAGCTTCAGCGCCGTCATGACGCCTGCCAGTCCTGTCCCTACAATCACAACACCGGGAAAATCTATGGTCTTGGGCCGTTCCGCCATGGGAGGCCTCCATCCGTTACCGCGTTATTTAACCGCGAGCATACGATCCACCGCCCCGCGGGCTTTTTCCGCCAGCGCCGGGTCCACATCCACCTCATGCACACCATCGCGCAGGGTGGTCAGGATTTTCGCCAGCGTGATGCGCTTCATATGCGGGCAGACAGTGCAGGGTTTGACGAAATCCACCTCCGGGTTTTCGGCAGCCACATTGTCACTCATGGAACATTCGGTCACCATGAAGACCTTGTCCGGATGGTGATCGCGCACGTAATTTGCCATTTGCGCTGTGGAACCGGAGAAGTCCGCAACATCGACCACTTCCGGCGTACATTCCGGATGGGCGATCACAACCACACCCGGGTTCTGATCACGGAAATCCTGAACCTGTTCGGGGGTGAACTGCTCATGCACCTCGCAACGGCCCTTCTCCCAGGTGATCACTTCCACGCCGGTCTGTTTGGCGATATTTGCCGCCAGATATTTATCCGGCAGCATGATGACCCGGTCCGTGCCCAGGCTCTCGATCACCTCCACCGCATTGCCGGAAGTACAGCAGATATCGGAAACCGCCTTCACCTCAGCGGTCGTATTCACATAGGTCACAACGGGCACGCCCGGATATTGCGCCTTCAGCGCCAGAACATCGTCCGCCGTGATGCTTTCTGCCAGAGAACAACCCGCCTTGGGATCGGGGATCAGCACGCGTTTTGCCGGGTTCAGGATCTTGGCGGTTTCCGCCATGAAATGCACACCGCAAAGCACGATGGTATCGGCCTCTGCCTCGACCGCATCGCGGGCCAGTTTCAAACTGTCGCCCACCACATCGGCGACGCAGTGATAAATCTCCGGCGTCTGGTAGTTATGCGCCAGGATGACTGCATTTTTCTCTTTTTTGAGGCGATTGATCTCGTCGATCAGGGGAGCAAAATAGACCCAATCCAGCTCATCAATCTGGTTTTTCACCTTGTCGAAAAGCGGCGCAGTGCGCGCCTTGACCTCATCGGTAAAGGGCAAAACCAGATCATCGGTGGTGACGGTTTGTTCGACAGCGGCCATGACAGCCCCCTTTCGTCGCTATTTATAATCAAATCGAGTATTAATTTACTCATTAATAAATAATATGAGTATAATTTAAGTCAAGAAAAAATGGCCCGGGAATGAGCCATATTCCGCACAAGACAAAGCACCTGACCTCGAAGCTATGCCTCCTTGGCGGCCTTCACCTTTTGCGGCGCTAACAACGCGCGATAGCTGCTGGGCCGCAGGCCATAGGTCAACTGCCCCCAGGCGCCCTTGCCCATGTCATGGGACACCCCCAGAGGGATGGTGCAGGGCCCCGGCATGTAAAAGGTGCCGAAGGCACGGTCGAAGAGAGAGAAGATCGAGGCGTAGTTCGTATTATAGGCGCGCGGGTCTTTGGCGTGATGCCAGCGATGCATGACCGGCGAGACGAGAATCCGGCCCAAGACCGGCCCATAGGTCCAAGGGAGATCCGCATGAACGAAATAGCCGTAGTAATGGCGCACAAGGTTATTGGCGATCACCACCTCTGGCGGAAAGCCCAGCAAAAGCAGCATCCCGGTATCGATCACATAGGTCGACAGGCGATTGACCGGATGAAAACGCTCCAACGTCAGCCAGGTAACGGCCGTATCAGAGTGATGAACCGCATGAAAAGGCCAAAGCAGCTTGCTATGTTCCAGGCGATGCCGCCAGTAACAGACGAAATCGGCAAAGAATATGGCGATAACGACCGTCACACCGAAGGGCAGCCGCTGCCAAAATTCCGGTTCCAGAAGCTGCAGGCCTGCCCCGACAAACAGGGCATTCATCTGCACGGCGATCACCGCCACCAAGGGGGTGATGAAAACGATGTTGAACAGCATCAGCCACAGCGTCGTGCGCGTTTCCGGGATCGCGCGGCTGATATCCGCCAGCGCCTGCTTGCGTTTTACCGCCAGGGCCAGCAACAGGAAGAAGACTGCTGGCAAAACCAACGCCAGCGACGCATCCCCAAGCACAGCAAGGGATTTGGTTACGACATCGACAAACCAAGCGAACAAAACGGCCTCTCCTGATCAAAAGCGACCTCAGCATTAACAGGAAAGCGTTAACAATCTGCAAATACCCGCCCAACGCCGCACGCCCCCTGCATAGCCTGCAAATTTTTGACGGAAATCAAAGCGATCCAGATTGCCCGACAAGTAAGAATGACTTTCAGTATCAGTATTAGATCGAGGATCACGCCACCATGCCTCCCCTGCCCCGCACAGCGTCGTTGTCTTTACAACAGGCGAAACCTGGTGAGACCTATCTTATCCATCAAATATCCGGTGATAATCATGCGGCCCTGGAATTAACGGTGCTGGGCCTGCCGGTCGGACGGGAATGCCGGTTGATGCGTCGCCTGCCCGGCGGCGGTGTGGTGGTCGCCCGCGACAATCTTCGTATCGCACTTGGCCCGGACCTGGCGGAGACTATCGCCGTCCTCCCGCTGGAGCCAGCCCTATGACAAACCTCACCATTGCGCTCGCAGGCAACCCCAACTGCGGCAAGACCACACTGTTCAATGCACTGACCGGACGACGGCAGAAGGTCGGCAACTGGCCCGGCGTCACCGTGGAAAAACACTGGGGGCAACGAGCAGACGCGAATGGTGTGGTCACAGTCGTCGATCTGCCGGGACTTTATTCCCTCAATCAGGCAACCGGGGCCGATGCACTTGATGTTAAGGTCACCCGCGATTTCCTGGCCTCCAATGAATTCGATATCCTGGTCAATGTTGTCGATGCCAGCAATCTGGAACGTAACCTGCTGTTGACGGCAGAACTTCTGGATCAGGGGGTGCCGATGATGATCGCACTCACGAAAATGGATCTGGTTGCGCGCCGGGGCATGGAAATCGACCTGTCTGCACTCCCCAGGAAGAGCGGCTGCCCCATTATCGCCCTGTCAGCCCTGAAGAACCCCGATGTGACGCCATTGGTCACCAAAGCGCGCCGCATGGCAAAGCCAATACCGGATACATCCTCTCAGCCCGCAAAGGCAAAAGGCGGGGCACAGCAGACGGAAGCGCACCTGAAATTCGCCCGGGACGCGGCTGACGCAGCCATTAAAACCCCGGCCAATCCGGCCCCCTCCTGGTCGGACCGGCTGGACAGCATTGCGCTGCATCGGATTTTTGGTCCAATAGTCTTTCTCGGCCTCATCTATCTGATGTTCCTCATGACCATAAACCTGGGCGGGGCCTTCATCGATTTCTTCGACCAGGCGGCGGCAGCAATTTTTGTTGATGGGCTGGGCACCCTCATCACCGCATTGGGCCTGCCGGACTGGCTGCGCGTGATCCTCGCTGATGGCATAGGCGGCGGCATCCAGGTGGTCGCAACCTTTATCCCGATCATCGGCCTGCTTTACCTGTTTTTGGCCTTTCTGGAGGATTCCGGCTATATGGCACGTGCCGCCTGTCTGATGGACCGGGCCATGCGCAGGATAGGCCTGCCGGGCAAGGCATTCGTGCCACTGATCATCGGCTTTGGCTGTAACGTACCGTCGATCATGGCAACCCGAACTCTGGAAAGGCAGCGGGAGCGGGTCATGACCGCCATGATGGCGCCTTTCATGTCCTGCAGCGCGCGACTGGCGGTTTACGCCCTGTTCGTGGCGGCCTTTTTTCCGACCGGCGGCCAGAATATGGTTTTCGCGCTTTATCTGACCGGCATTGCCATGGCCATCCTGACCGGCCTGTTGCTGAAAAAGACTTTGCTGCCGGGTGAAAGCGCCCCCCTGGCCCTCGAACTGCCCCCCTACAACCTGCCACACCCGAAAGGCCTGATGATCAGCGCCTGGACGCGGCTACGCGGCTTTGTCATGGGGGCGGGCAAAATCATCGTGATCGTTGTAGCAATCCTGACAGTGACTAACTCCCTGGGCCGGGACGGCACCTTCGGCCATCAGGATAGCGAAAGCTCCGTTCTGTCCGCTGTGGGGCAGATCATCACACCTCTACTTCACCCGTTGGGCATCGAACAGGAAAACTGGCCCGCCGCTGTCGGCGTCTTCACCGGTGTTTTCGCCAAGGAATCGGTGGTCGGCACATTGGATGCGCTTTACGCCGGGATGGCGGACAATCCCGCAGAAGCCGTTGCAACCGCCCCGTTCGACCTGGGCAACTCCCTTCTGGCAGCCTTGCAGACTATTCCTGAAAATCTGCAAGCCCTCGCCACACAGTTTCTGGACCCCTTGGGCGTAAGCATTGCTACGACGGGCCAGGATGGAATCTCGGCAGAACTGGCGCTGAGTGATGGAACACTGGGCGCGATGGCCGCCCGGTTTGACGGACAGGCAGGCGCCTTTGCCTATCTGTTGTTTATCCTGCTCTACACACCCTGTGTTGCGGCCCTGGGTGCAATCAACCGGGAGTTGGGCGGACGCTGGACCGGCTTTGCGATCTTCTGGACCACCGGCACGGCCTTTGCCGTCAGCACGGCCTTTTACCAACTGGCGCGCTTTGGTCACCACCCGCTGGAATCGGGCCTATGGTTCGCCGGTATCGG
The Aestuariispira ectoiniformans genome window above contains:
- the nadC gene encoding carboxylating nicotinate-nucleotide diphosphorylase; protein product: MSELPMAKVLPLIRAAYAEDLGDAGDITTMSTIPEGTQATAHLRAREDGMVAGVPVALACLREVDSDLRVMLHAVDGDPIKAGESLLTVSGDARSILIAERVMLNFLGHLCGIATLTAAYTEAVKGTRAKICCTRKTTPGLRVLEKYAVRCGGGANHRFGLYDAVLIKDNHIAACGGIGQALDAAREAVGHMVKIEVELDRLEDIPEALAHQPDVIMLDNMMPEELAEGVAQIDGRALVEASGSVSMETVRTIAEAGVDMISIGRLTHSAPNFDLGLDFD
- a CDS encoding L-aspartate oxidase — protein: MAERPKTIDFPGVVIVGTGLAGVMTALKLAPLPVLLVGAGEGCSHLAQGGVAAAVGAEDSPALHAQDTLQASSGLNVLAAVETVTREGPARIALLENLGVKFDNRGGKMTLGREAAHSVDRILHCDGDASGAGIMRALWEKIEAADHIQVLSPVLAERLSTQDGRVTGVQLAADGHPVLIKALAVVLATGGLGQLFDRTTNPQGVCGSGIGMALRAGATAVDMEFVQFHPTAFDLPHLSPNPLATEALRGKGAILVDGNGHRFMPDIHPLAELAPRDVVARAVFEAVKQTGRVCLDATQAVGEAFPDQFPTVFRLAMEQGIDPRIQPIPVAPAAHYHMGGVAVDGHGRSSLPGLWAVGEVACTGLHGANRLASNSLLEAAVYGPIVAEDIRAVLGPVPVTGGKVDLSAGDATAPTVPAWLRQMMYTHASLVRDAYGLEKALDMLHYWQPLSEAERNMKLAAQAVLVAAAVRRESRGGHYRSDYPATDLAQERRRFLSLDAIRNYRGEELKAAPLERTLAHV
- the nadA gene encoding quinolinate synthase NadA, which codes for MAAVEQTVTTDDLVLPFTDEVKARTAPLFDKVKNQIDELDWVYFAPLIDEINRLKKEKNAVILAHNYQTPEIYHCVADVVGDSLKLARDAVEAEADTIVLCGVHFMAETAKILNPAKRVLIPDPKAGCSLAESITADDVLALKAQYPGVPVVTYVNTTAEVKAVSDICCTSGNAVEVIESLGTDRVIMLPDKYLAANIAKQTGVEVITWEKGRCEVHEQFTPEQVQDFRDQNPGVVVIAHPECTPEVVDVADFSGSTAQMANYVRDHHPDKVFMVTECSMSDNVAAENPEVDFVKPCTVCPHMKRITLAKILTTLRDGVHEVDVDPALAEKARGAVDRMLAVK
- a CDS encoding sterol desaturase family protein, producing the protein MFAWFVDVVTKSLAVLGDASLALVLPAVFFLLLALAVKRKQALADISRAIPETRTTLWLMLFNIVFITPLVAVIAVQMNALFVGAGLQLLEPEFWQRLPFGVTVVIAIFFADFVCYWRHRLEHSKLLWPFHAVHHSDTAVTWLTLERFHPVNRLSTYVIDTGMLLLLGFPPEVVIANNLVRHYYGYFVHADLPWTYGPVLGRILVSPVMHRWHHAKDPRAYNTNYASIFSLFDRAFGTFYMPGPCTIPLGVSHDMGKGAWGQLTYGLRPSSYRALLAPQKVKAAKEA
- a CDS encoding FeoA family protein, whose protein sequence is MPPLPRTASLSLQQAKPGETYLIHQISGDNHAALELTVLGLPVGRECRLMRRLPGGGVVVARDNLRIALGPDLAETIAVLPLEPAL